In the Aulosira sp. FACHB-615 genome, one interval contains:
- a CDS encoding CHAT domain-containing tetratricopeptide repeat protein, with protein MKKLFSAINAAGMCLAPWMVAGAMTTGLVLSTPVEGIAQQQTPAYSAEEQAALKEADELNEQALKLLQEGKYTTAIPLAERSLTIREKVLCQKHSDVALSLTKLAELYQPSLTIFEKVLGNVHPLVAANLTNLVVLYQARGDITRDIDVLRRGLEVEAQNLNLIFAVGSEKSKQDYIRTFSGTTDATVSLSLQEARNNPTAAFLALTTVLRRKAFVLDAVADSIQILRSKLDKNPETQKLFAQWLQVQQQLSALVFSESGKQTVNLKAQLEKLEAEKEKLEAAISVKSAELRQQTQPLDLAAIQTKIPKDAALVEIVQYQPFNVKAKTDAQRWGKPRYAAAVLRSTGEPKWVDLGEAAEIDKLAIDFRVALVKGIRFNKLGRTLDEKLIAPIRPLLGDASHILISPDGQLTLIPFEALKDEQDKFLIQRYAFSYLTSGRDLLRLNSNVNNTSSPVVLADVDYNNQGQTVASAKTSGSRGSQNLRSGDLANLIFDPLAATKDEAVAIKKVLPNAKILLGKDATETAVKQLQSPSILHLATHGFFIADVAQNLNASPDLELTPRPKEIIQVENPLLRSGLALAGFNKRKQATNNNDDGVLTALEVAGLDLRSNQLVVLSACDTGKGDIKVGDGVYGLRRALVIAGSQSQVLSLWQVDDAATKELMVKYYNNLQAGKGRHEALRSAQLDLLNSQDYSEPQFWAAFVPSGNWTPLNNL; from the coding sequence GTGAAAAAGTTATTCAGTGCGATTAATGCTGCGGGTATGTGTCTTGCACCTTGGATGGTAGCGGGTGCGATGACAACAGGGTTAGTTTTAAGTACGCCAGTTGAGGGGATAGCGCAACAGCAAACCCCTGCATATTCAGCAGAGGAGCAAGCAGCTTTAAAGGAAGCTGACGAACTGAATGAACAGGCACTCAAGTTACTACAAGAAGGGAAATACACTACCGCCATTCCCTTAGCAGAACGCTCCCTGACTATCCGAGAGAAAGTGCTGTGTCAGAAACATTCTGATGTCGCTCTTAGCTTGACTAAGTTGGCTGAACTGTATCAACCCTCCTTGACTATCTTTGAGAAAGTGCTGGGAAATGTTCATCCCCTTGTCGCCGCTAACTTGACTAATTTGGTTGTACTCTATCAAGCACGAGGTGATATCACTCGTGATATTGATGTCTTACGTCGTGGGTTAGAAGTTGAAGCACAAAATCTCAATCTAATTTTTGCTGTCGGCTCTGAAAAAAGCAAACAAGATTACATTAGAACTTTTTCAGGGACAACCGATGCTACTGTTTCCCTATCCTTACAAGAAGCACGGAATAATCCAACCGCCGCATTTCTAGCCTTAACTACTGTACTTCGCCGCAAAGCGTTCGTATTAGATGCGGTAGCCGACAGCATCCAAATACTACGCTCTAAACTTGATAAAAACCCCGAAACTCAAAAACTATTCGCTCAATGGCTGCAAGTACAACAGCAACTCTCAGCCTTAGTCTTTTCAGAATCAGGAAAACAAACCGTTAATCTGAAAGCTCAACTAGAAAAACTGGAAGCTGAAAAAGAAAAACTAGAAGCAGCTATCAGTGTTAAAAGTGCTGAACTTCGTCAGCAAACTCAACCACTAGACTTAGCCGCCATTCAAACCAAAATACCCAAAGATGCCGCTTTGGTAGAGATTGTGCAGTATCAACCATTCAATGTCAAAGCTAAAACGGATGCTCAAAGGTGGGGTAAACCGCGTTATGCGGCGGCGGTGTTGCGTTCAACCGGTGAACCGAAGTGGGTTGATTTAGGTGAAGCCGCAGAAATTGATAAGTTGGCTATTGATTTTCGTGTAGCGTTAGTCAAAGGAATTAGATTCAACAAACTCGGACGCACTTTAGATGAGAAATTAATCGCACCTATCCGCCCTTTATTGGGTGATGCCAGTCATATTTTAATCTCACCCGATGGGCAATTAACATTAATTCCTTTTGAAGCTCTAAAAGATGAGCAAGATAAATTTCTCATTCAGCGTTACGCTTTTTCTTACCTTACCAGTGGGAGAGATTTGTTACGTTTAAATTCAAATGTTAACAATACTTCCTCGCCTGTGGTGTTGGCAGATGTTGACTACAATAATCAAGGACAAACTGTAGCATCTGCAAAAACATCTGGTTCACGCGGTTCGCAAAATCTTCGCTCTGGTGATTTAGCAAATTTGATATTTGACCCGTTAGCTGCTACTAAAGATGAAGCTGTCGCTATTAAAAAAGTGTTACCCAATGCTAAAATTTTGTTAGGTAAAGATGCGACAGAAACGGCTGTTAAACAATTACAAAGTCCGAGTATTTTACATCTAGCTACACACGGTTTTTTCATCGCTGATGTGGCACAAAATCTCAACGCCTCACCCGATTTAGAATTAACACCACGTCCAAAAGAGATAATTCAAGTTGAAAATCCCTTGTTGCGTTCTGGTTTAGCATTGGCTGGGTTTAATAAACGCAAACAAGCGACAAATAATAATGATGATGGTGTGTTAACGGCGTTGGAAGTTGCTGGTTTAGATTTGCGTTCTAACCAATTAGTTGTGCTTTCTGCCTGCGACACTGGTAAGGGCGATATTAAAGTTGGCGATGGTGTTTATGGTTTGCGTCGTGCTTTGGTAATTGCTGGTTCACAAAGTCAGGTTTTAAGTCTGTGGCAAGTTGATGATGCAGCGACAAAAGAATTGATGGTGAAATATTACAATAACTTGCAGGCGGGGAAAGGAAGACATGAGGCGTTGCGTTCTGCACAGTTAGATTTGCTCAATAGTCAAGATTATAGCGAACCGCAATTTTGGGCGGCGTTTGTTCCTTCCGGTAATTGGACTCCGTTGAATAATTTGTAA
- a CDS encoding HEAT repeat domain-containing protein has protein sequence MEVYPSESPEFQTWIQNLTSGSEYERINQVEVLANIDSPDVVAVFIHALQKQNSFLVREKIVEVLGNIGNKSAVPALIQLWYEEKNQTLDEWELEARSKSLCNISDKIIEALGKIGGEAAIVFLLQALEDRKTCGDLYLAEALAKNSNEIIIEALLQALYNQDDFISGCAANALGLIGSETAVPFLIKALKRQEQNVSYIAAEALGKIGSELAVPALCEALNYPHRIGWGAAAALGEIGSESAVPALSQALSSQDLGVRENAAWALGKII, from the coding sequence ATGGAAGTTTATCCTTCAGAATCACCAGAGTTTCAAACTTGGATACAAAATTTAACTTCTGGGAGCGAATATGAGCGTATCAACCAAGTAGAAGTATTAGCTAATATTGACTCTCCTGATGTAGTTGCAGTATTCATTCATGCTTTGCAAAAGCAAAACTCATTTTTAGTACGTGAAAAGATTGTCGAAGTATTAGGTAATATTGGCAATAAATCAGCAGTTCCAGCCTTGATTCAACTTTGGTATGAAGAGAAAAACCAAACTTTGGATGAATGGGAATTAGAGGCTCGCTCAAAATCACTTTGTAATATTAGCGATAAGATTATTGAAGCATTAGGTAAAATTGGCGGTGAAGCTGCCATTGTATTTTTGTTACAAGCTTTAGAAGATAGAAAGACTTGTGGTGACTTATATCTTGCTGAGGCTTTAGCCAAAAATAGTAATGAAATAATTATAGAAGCCTTACTTCAAGCCTTGTATAATCAAGATGATTTTATTAGTGGTTGTGCTGCTAACGCATTAGGATTAATTGGTAGTGAAACTGCTGTTCCTTTTTTGATTAAAGCTTTAAAGCGCCAAGAACAAAATGTTAGTTACATAGCTGCTGAAGCATTAGGGAAAATTGGTAGCGAGTTAGCAGTTCCAGCTTTATGCGAGGCTTTGAATTATCCTCACAGAATAGGTTGGGGTGCAGCCGCAGCCTTGGGAGAAATTGGCTCTGAGTCAGCAGTTCCAGCTTTATCTCAAGCTTTGAGTAGTCAAGATTTGGGAGTTCGTGAAAATGCTGCTTGGGCTTTAGGAAAAATTATCTGA
- a CDS encoding NAD(P)H-quinone oxidoreductase subunit N, producing MDFANLASQLNAGTILPEGIVIVTLLGVLIVDLILGRTSSRWIGYLAIAGLLAAIVALYFQWDNANPISFTGGFTGDDLSIVFRGIIALSAVVTILMSIRYIEQSGTALAEFIAILLTATLGGMFLSGASELVMIFISLESLSISSYLLTGYTKRDPRSNEAALKYLLIGAASTAVFLYGVSLLYGLSGGQTELSAIADGIITANVSQSLGLVISLVFIIAGIGFKISAAPFHQWTPDVYEGAPTPVIAFLSVGSKAAGFALAIRLLTTVFPMVADEWRFVFTALAILSMILGNVVALAQTSMKRMLAYSSIAQAGFVMIGLIAGTEAGYASMVFYLLVYLFMNLCGFTCVILFSLRTGTDQIAEYSGLYQKDPLLTLGLSISLLSLGGIPPLAGFFGKIYLFWAGWQAGLYGLVLLGLVTSVVSIYYYIRVVKMMVVKEPQEMSDVVRDYPEVRWNLPGYRPLQVGLIVSLIATTISGILSNPLFTLANNSIAHTQILQATITKVSTVPLEEPEKL from the coding sequence ATGGATTTTGCTAATCTTGCATCCCAGTTGAATGCTGGAACAATTCTGCCAGAGGGAATTGTGATTGTTACCCTCTTAGGGGTTTTGATTGTTGATTTGATTTTGGGGCGTACATCCTCACGCTGGATTGGATATCTAGCGATCGCGGGTTTACTAGCCGCAATTGTCGCCCTATATTTTCAATGGGATAATGCCAATCCCATCTCCTTTACTGGCGGCTTCACTGGTGATGACCTCAGTATTGTGTTTCGCGGTATTATCGCTTTGTCTGCCGTTGTGACGATATTGATGTCAATTCGCTACATTGAGCAGAGTGGTACCGCTTTAGCAGAATTCATCGCAATTTTGCTAACTGCTACGTTAGGAGGAATGTTCTTATCTGGTGCTAGTGAGTTAGTGATGATTTTCATCTCACTAGAATCTTTAAGTATTTCCTCTTACCTATTGACAGGGTATACAAAGCGTGATCCCCGTTCTAACGAAGCGGCGCTGAAATACCTGTTGATTGGTGCTGCTAGTACAGCAGTATTTTTATACGGCGTTTCGTTGTTATACGGTTTATCTGGTGGTCAAACAGAATTAAGTGCGATCGCAGATGGTATCATTACAGCCAACGTCAGCCAATCACTCGGTTTGGTGATTTCACTCGTTTTCATCATTGCAGGTATTGGCTTCAAAATTTCGGCTGCACCCTTCCACCAATGGACACCAGACGTTTACGAAGGCGCACCCACCCCGGTAATCGCCTTTTTATCCGTTGGTTCCAAAGCAGCCGGTTTTGCTTTAGCCATTCGCCTATTAACTACAGTCTTCCCAATGGTGGCTGACGAGTGGCGATTTGTGTTTACCGCCCTCGCTATTCTCAGCATGATTTTGGGTAACGTAGTGGCTCTGGCACAAACTAGCATGAAACGGATGCTGGCTTACTCATCCATCGCTCAAGCTGGATTTGTGATGATTGGCTTAATTGCTGGTACAGAAGCTGGATACGCCAGTATGGTGTTTTACCTGCTGGTTTATTTGTTCATGAACCTGTGCGGCTTTACCTGCGTCATTCTCTTCTCCTTGCGGACAGGAACCGACCAAATCGCCGAATACTCAGGCTTGTATCAAAAAGACCCACTGTTGACATTGGGTTTGAGTATTTCCTTACTATCTCTCGGCGGTATTCCACCACTGGCCGGATTTTTTGGCAAAATCTACTTGTTCTGGGCTGGTTGGCAAGCTGGTCTTTATGGATTAGTGTTGCTAGGTTTGGTAACTAGTGTGGTTTCCATCTATTACTACATTCGCGTAGTCAAAATGATGGTAGTTAAAGAACCCCAAGAAATGTCCGACGTAGTGAGAGACTACCCTGAAGTGCGTTGGAATTTACCAGGATACAGACCTTTACAAGTAGGCTTGATAGTCAGCTTAATTGCAACTACTATATCCGGGATTTTGTCAAACCCACTGTTCACATTGGCAAACAATTCTATTGCTCACACTCAAATCTTACAAGCAACAATTACCAAAGTGAGTACAGTTCCTCTAGAAGAACCAGAAAAGCTGTAA
- a CDS encoding DUF952 domain-containing protein yields the protein MNLVIFDIDGTLTNTNQIDETCFVNTLASEFGFIDINSNWSEYQNITDSGITQQIFQERLQRQPSELEIKRFKLAFVAKLQQEISTQRHLFSSIPGAEKVLAELQTSVTWRVAIATGGWYDSAILKLQAADLAIHNIPLASSDDGISREDIINAAILKAKNNYKVEDFTKIVFVGDGIWDIKAARNLNISFIGIANHQAPEKLLDAGAKSVLQNFDNCDFTKLLDTAEVPKSNIPFLLHITQRLQWEQAKDHDIYIAESLAKEGFIHCSKVTQIIPVANRFFYNQKELVILLIDSQKVKAEIRYEAAETGEIFPHIYGNLNIDAVTQVIDFASGVDGYFDLPQQLQDLLSEIA from the coding sequence ATGAACTTAGTAATTTTTGATATTGATGGTACACTCACCAATACAAACCAGATTGATGAAACCTGCTTTGTAAATACCTTGGCTTCAGAATTCGGATTTATTGATATTAATTCAAACTGGTCAGAATACCAGAATATTACAGACTCCGGTATTACTCAGCAAATTTTTCAAGAAAGATTACAACGTCAGCCATCAGAATTAGAAATCAAAAGATTCAAACTTGCTTTTGTTGCCAAACTCCAGCAGGAGATTAGCACACAGAGACATCTATTTAGTAGTATCCCTGGTGCAGAAAAGGTATTGGCTGAATTACAAACCTCTGTTACATGGCGTGTAGCGATCGCAACTGGCGGATGGTATGATTCTGCTATATTAAAACTGCAAGCAGCCGACTTAGCAATACACAATATTCCCTTAGCTTCATCTGATGATGGCATTTCTAGAGAAGATATTATTAATGCGGCTATTCTCAAAGCTAAAAATAACTACAAAGTTGAAGATTTCACCAAAATAGTCTTTGTAGGTGATGGTATTTGGGATATTAAAGCTGCACGTAATTTAAATATTAGTTTTATTGGGATAGCCAATCACCAAGCACCTGAAAAATTATTAGATGCTGGAGCTAAATCAGTACTGCAAAATTTCGATAACTGTGATTTTACCAAACTACTCGATACAGCAGAAGTCCCAAAATCCAACATTCCCTTCCTTCTGCATATTACACAGCGCCTACAATGGGAACAAGCGAAAGATCATGATATTTATATAGCAGAATCTCTCGCTAAAGAAGGTTTTATTCACTGCTCAAAAGTAACACAGATTATCCCAGTCGCTAACAGATTTTTTTATAACCAAAAAGAATTAGTTATACTGTTAATTGATAGTCAAAAAGTTAAGGCAGAAATTCGCTATGAGGCGGCTGAAACCGGAGAAATATTTCCGCATATTTATGGAAATTTAAATATAGATGCGGTAACTCAAGTGATAGATTTTGCATCAGGAGTTGATGGTTACTTCGATTTACCCCAACAACTGCAAGATTTACTTTCAGAAATCGCATAA
- a CDS encoding thioredoxin-like domain-containing protein — translation MTPCVRAPELPQNYTWLNTDKPLSLKQLRGRVVILDFWTYCCINCLHILPDLKYLENKYKDSLTVIGVHSAKFDNEQETENIRQAILRYDIEHPVLVDQNFRVWQEYTVRAWPTFMIIDPKGYVVGYVSGEGKREVLDKLIAKIIAEHQQKGTINFQEINHILEKQQQPIISPLAFPGKVLATPAGLFIADSGHHRLVLSNFDGEVLHIIGTGQPGLIDGSFSEAQFSAPQGMVFDNENQILFVADTENHALRRVDLKRQIVETIAGTGEQSRNIYPHGGAGLETALNSPWDLVKVGNILFIAMAGSHQIWQMNLATNMIKTYAGTGGEGCVDGSLTESAFAQPSGINTDGQQLYIADSEISTIRSIEIFEPYQVRTICGSQQLFGFGDVDGQSTDVRLQHCMAVEYAGNFLWVADTYNHKIKLVSPSTGNCQTILGDGLAGLQDGQGKNSRFFEPSGLSVMGSHLYISDTNNHVIRCVDLNNFAVTTMQFSGLCAPDICIPQNQDNLL, via the coding sequence ATGACTCCCTGCGTCAGAGCGCCAGAATTACCACAAAATTACACTTGGCTGAATACTGACAAACCTTTGTCCTTAAAACAACTTAGGGGTAGAGTTGTCATCTTAGACTTTTGGACATACTGCTGTATTAATTGCCTGCACATCCTACCAGACTTGAAATATTTGGAAAACAAATACAAAGATAGTCTGACAGTAATTGGTGTCCACTCCGCCAAGTTTGACAATGAACAAGAAACAGAAAATATCCGCCAAGCTATTTTGCGTTATGACATTGAACACCCAGTTTTAGTAGACCAAAATTTTCGTGTATGGCAAGAATATACTGTGCGTGCTTGGCCGACATTCATGATTATCGACCCTAAAGGTTATGTAGTTGGCTATGTTTCTGGCGAAGGTAAGCGTGAGGTTTTAGATAAGTTAATTGCCAAAATTATTGCCGAGCATCAGCAAAAAGGTACAATCAACTTTCAAGAAATCAACCATATTTTAGAAAAGCAGCAACAACCAATAATTTCACCCTTAGCTTTTCCAGGAAAAGTCTTAGCCACGCCAGCAGGTTTATTCATTGCTGACTCTGGACATCACCGCTTAGTTTTGAGTAACTTTGATGGCGAAGTTCTCCACATTATTGGTACAGGACAACCTGGTTTAATTGACGGTAGTTTTAGCGAAGCACAATTTTCTGCACCACAGGGAATGGTATTTGATAACGAAAATCAAATTCTGTTTGTCGCTGATACCGAAAATCACGCTTTGCGGCGAGTGGATTTAAAACGCCAAATAGTTGAGACAATTGCAGGAACTGGAGAACAAAGCCGTAACATTTATCCTCATGGTGGTGCTGGTTTAGAAACTGCACTCAATTCTCCTTGGGATTTAGTCAAAGTTGGAAATATTTTATTTATTGCAATGGCGGGTTCCCATCAAATTTGGCAAATGAACTTAGCCACTAACATGATCAAAACCTATGCTGGTACAGGTGGAGAAGGTTGTGTTGATGGTTCACTAACAGAATCGGCTTTTGCTCAACCTAGTGGTATAAATACAGATGGACAACAACTATATATTGCTGATAGTGAAATTAGTACAATTAGGAGTATAGAAATTTTTGAACCATACCAAGTAAGAACTATTTGTGGTAGTCAACAGTTATTCGGTTTTGGTGATGTGGATGGACAAAGTACAGATGTGCGATTACAACACTGTATGGCGGTAGAATATGCGGGAAATTTTTTGTGGGTAGCAGATACATACAACCACAAAATTAAATTAGTTAGTCCCAGCACAGGTAATTGTCAAACCATTTTGGGCGATGGTTTAGCTGGTTTACAAGATGGACAAGGTAAAAATAGCCGCTTTTTTGAACCTTCTGGATTAAGTGTTATGGGGTCACATCTATATATTAGTGATACCAATAATCACGTTATTCGCTGTGTTGATTTAAATAATTTTGCAGTTACGACAATGCAGTTTTCTGGTTTATGTGCGCCAGATATATGTATTCCTCAGAATCAAGACAATCTGCTATAG
- a CDS encoding glutaminase gives MVKLDKLTTTDLATWVQQAKIQTVQGKVCDRIPQLSVAHPNWFAVHICCLSGKTYSSGDTGCVFPLMSVVKVFSFLYLLEVMGTDTVFQWVGVEPSDAAFNSLEQLITDGGHPRNPMINSGAITLADKLPGKTASDRTSHLCQWLNQLAGSRLYLDKVMLASVRASRSPINQTLTNYLAEQNRLENPEIALDTYEQICSLSGRVEDLALLGKALACGDNLQHHRIVNAVMLMCGLYQDSAKFALKIGLPMKSGISGGMLAIVPNAGAIACYSPALNIVGNSVGAIAFIEALAEKLELSIF, from the coding sequence TTGGTCAAACTTGATAAACTTACTACCACTGATTTAGCTACTTGGGTACAACAAGCTAAAATTCAGACTGTACAGGGTAAAGTGTGCGATCGCATCCCACAATTATCTGTTGCTCATCCTAACTGGTTTGCTGTTCACATCTGCTGTTTATCAGGAAAAACTTACAGTTCGGGAGATACAGGTTGTGTGTTTCCTTTAATGAGTGTAGTTAAAGTATTTTCATTTTTGTATCTGCTAGAAGTGATGGGAACAGATACAGTTTTTCAATGGGTTGGCGTTGAACCGTCGGATGCGGCGTTTAATTCTTTAGAACAATTAATTACAGATGGCGGACATCCCCGCAACCCGATGATTAATAGTGGTGCAATTACTCTAGCTGATAAGTTACCAGGAAAGACGGCAAGCGATCGCACTTCACATCTTTGTCAATGGTTAAATCAGTTAGCAGGTTCCCGACTATATTTAGATAAAGTCATGCTGGCTTCGGTACGCGCTTCACGTTCACCAATTAACCAAACACTCACCAACTATCTCGCAGAACAAAATCGTCTGGAAAATCCTGAAATAGCTCTTGACACTTACGAGCAAATATGCAGTCTTTCAGGTAGGGTGGAAGATTTAGCCTTATTAGGAAAAGCCTTAGCTTGTGGTGATAATTTACAGCATCACCGAATAGTTAACGCTGTGATGTTGATGTGTGGACTTTACCAAGACTCGGCTAAATTTGCTCTCAAAATTGGTTTACCAATGAAATCAGGCATTAGTGGTGGCATGTTAGCCATAGTACCAAACGCCGGAGCGATCGCTTGCTACAGTCCCGCATTAAATATAGTCGGAAATTCCGTAGGTGCGATCGCTTTTATTGAAGCTTTAGCCGAAAAATTAGAATTGAGTATCTTTTAA